A region of the Lycium barbarum isolate Lr01 chromosome 1, ASM1917538v2, whole genome shotgun sequence genome:
TCATAAACTTTATATCCTAATTTCGTCTCTGATCACTTCTTGGTTGCAGAGCAAATGGAAGAGATGAAACTTGAATTGAGGAGGCTTAAGGAACTTGAAAAGGCTTTGAAAAGAAAATCATAGTCCTATTCATTTGTTGGTGATTACAAGGTTCCAATTCTTACGAGTCAGAATCGGATGGAGTGATAGACATGGAGCAAGGCATAGACCAGTGTCTCAACTTGGATGCCATGAACTTTTACCCACCCAAGAATGACTAAGATGTGAACCAATTATGAACAAGTAATATTATGTACTTTGTGggattattcctttttttttttttccttttatgtgATGGGGGTGTTGTTGTGTGTGGGGCGGAGGCCGGGGGTTGAGGTTATGTATTTTCATTATGCAATTTAGAAGTATCGAATTTTCATTCCTAGTGTTTGAAAATGTTATGAAAATCCATGTCAAGATTTTTAAATAGgcgtaattttttattttttatgtatgatATGTTATGTAACCCATCTTGACAAACATATTCTAGCTTAACTAACTTTTAGGAAAAAATGGACAATAATCCATTTAGGAAATCATCTCATTTTAACCCATTTAAATTCAGTCCATTTGTCCTTTTGTCAGCCCCACATGAACAAACAAATCGTATTCCTAGTTTAAGCCGTGCAACTAAAAACTGGACCATGCACATTTTGGACACGCGTCATTGGGAGGAAGcgcatgaaatatgtatgtagcACTAAAGGCAACCAAAGTTTGCTTCTTTTCAAAAAGAAGTGAAAAGAAAAAGACACCACATGCTACTTGCTATCTTGTCGAATGGCATATAGATAATCAAACATATTGCCTAATCTTATAACGTGACCACCAAAACGAGTCTCGTAATTAATCTGTTCCAATTAATATCACGACCTTTTCACTTTTAGCGTTCTAAATATTTGATGTCATTTCTTTAACAATATTCGTGTACGTGAATTTCACAACTTCTAAAAGTTCAAATATCCGAATTTAATCAAATTTTAACATTTATAAGTAATAATTTCTTTATAAAACTAAATTTTCTATTGCCACTAATTTGATCCACGTGTATATAAATTAACATGGAAGCTCCGCATCTGACCAACATGTTGTATAAATTGTAGTAGTAGAGTATGCGTATTTTGACAAAATTTGACAAATCACTGTTACTACTTTGCAGAATTTATACAATTTTTAGCTTTTAATGGTTACGTATCATATTATAACAGAAAGCTAAATTATGGATACAATCGTTGGTGTAAAGAATCTTCACATTTGATTTGTTATAAGCAATTAAAGTACcatataaatttaattcatctaaTTTATTACAGCAccattttcaaatataccccatGCTACACTATTAATGCCACACCGAACTACGGCGCAACGCTACGGTTAAGCCGCTACAACATCAAAGATCATTAAGATAAAGGACGGTTAATGCGGCTAAAAGTTTTTTCTTCCAGTCATCAATAAAGATAAGTAGTAGTAATCCAAATGAAGAGGAAATTGTTcagtactctctccgtcccatattacttgaccacattactaaaaatatatgtaccaaattatttgttcatttacaaaaccaagataaaattaattaaatatttctcatcttacccttagtattaaatgttcttgaaaataatcaatattgattagaatatatttattggagagagacaGGGTTAAGGtagtaaaatatatcttttatttatgatttcttaagaggCGTACAAAAGAAaaagtggccaagtaatatggaacggagggagtataattaaTGTAGACAGCTCTTTCTTGAACCCAAAACCCACGAGCCTCATTGCATTTGATATATACTGACCACACCCGGTGTTTATATCAAATCGACAAATGTAAAACATATATATCTTCCATACACACACTTTACACTATAATTTTCAACTGTAAAGTCAAATTGTTTGGTGCAATACCAAATACATGTAAATTTTTACTTTACCTCAATATCCAAATAATGAGCAAAGAATACAGATAACCCTATAGAATGTCTGCTATTTACCAATATAGCTTATGGCAGCTAATGGGGCATCAAAGATAAATTGAATTAACCCACCCAGATTTGCACTTGGATCCTTAAAGAAATAGGTCTCAGGTGTATTAATTCTCTCTTTCAATATCCATATTCCTAGAAAAAACTTTTAATACTATCTTAACTTGAACCCCATCCCCTTCTACCAAACACTTAACTTCTAATTCATTAAACCttcaaaaaccttttttttttccacttgaGTTTAAAAAATCTTCTTTCAATTTCAACCAAATATATAATATTGTCCAAAAGTCTACTTCTTTGCCTGCCAGCTATTTAAACTATTGCAAGAATTTAAATGAAAAAGTAGGTGATAATAAGCAGTTAGTATTATTTTACTCTTTTCCAAGTGAAGGCAAGGAAAGCTTCATAAATGATTAGGTAGTCTCAATGTTTTAGGTCAATATTGATCTTGGCCAACGCTTACTCTTCCATCGTAAGATTTTCATTTGTGACAATGAAAGACAGCCAGCAGTTTAGTTAACTTCCCTAAGTTTGAACATGACCTGTTAGTATATTCTTTCAAAAGATGCTTTCACTATGAACAATGTGTTCCTCCTTGAAGCATAATTCTACAAATATAGTTATTACTGCAACAAGGGAGAAACCACAACTCTCAGACTAGAAAGCTTACCTTGGCTCTTGCTCTAAGCCTTAACTAAACTGTGTAGAGTTTGGAAGGAAGATCATCCAACCTTAAGATTAACCAATGAAGGTAAGTCCAGGCTTGTTACGCCATCCAATATCAAAATGTTACCAAAATATGTCGGGCCAACTTCCCAAACACTTGCTTTACATTCATGTCTCAGTCGCATCGATTGTCCCCAAGGAAGGGTTTCCATTGGCTTGCATTGATTTGAAACCACTACTATACTAAACCAGCTGAAAGAGCGTAATTTGACCTAAGTTCCTTAAATTTAAGGTTCCTCTCCTTCGTGGGGTAGGGCACATTCTGCCATAACCACGCTTTAAAACTCGATCCAGCTCTCAAACTATATGATCCTTGTAACCAGTCAGCTCCCAAATAGATAGTGCAAAAGGAAAAATCCAACAATTGGCTCGAGGGTTCAGCAAAACCAAGTGTTCCGGGGTTgatctctctttctctctctctcatatatatatatatatatatatatatatatctgtctctgtgtgtgtgtgtgtgtgtgtgaaaataaGTACAGATAGAGTTAAATATAAATTAAGAACTCATTCTCTCAACTTGGAACACACAATGTCTAAATTTTGAATTCTCCAGAGTAGAAGAGGTATTGGACTATAAAAGGAGGTTGGCGCTTCCCAGACCTAACATTTCTGCTAACACAATCATAGATAGGCCACAAGCAAAATCTATATCAAGAACCAAAATTCAAGCCAATCTAAATGAGTCAATGAGCAAGATTCTTATGAACATCTTTAATGCTTTATGCTAACCAGCTTTCTAAAAGAGATTTCATAAGAACTTAACTTCATCACATTGTACCAATTAGGGATCTCTGAGAATTAAGATCATGCATACGACTAAGCTCAGGCACTAACAATTATTAAACAGAGATATCATATATAAAAGATAAGCACAACCAAAACAAAAAAAGTGGCACATTGTACCAATTAGGGATCTCTGAGAATTAAGATCATGCATACGACTAAGCTCAGGCACTAACAATTATTAAACAGAGATATCATATATAAAAGATAAGTACAACCAAAACAAAAAAAGTGGAATCAATTAGTATAAGATATCCCCAAGTTCAACAACACAATTCAAAGCTAATTAGCATGTATTAACCTACATAGTAGTAacaaaacatatttcactcaGTACTTTACCGAACTATGTCAAAAAGAAAATCAACTAAAGAGAGCATATTGATGTGAACATTTTGCAACTTAACCAAACTGCCTTCTTAGCTTATAAACACACCCCAATGCACCAATCAGATTAATATTAGAAACTGCCAATGGAAATTTGACAAAGAAAATGAAATACTAAAATTTTCAGCTAATACTATCTGACTAGCCTAATTATACTTATAAGTGCTACTACATTCAGCATGTTGCATAGTAACAAGAAGGGCACCTGATTAAACCATTCTCATTACAAGCCGTGCAAGTCCTGAATCCATTTTTTTCGCTATAACACTTGTGGCTTCCACTGCACGCGTCGCACAGAATAAATCTATTTCCGCCACACACTTCACACGTGCTTAAATTCGCCGGAGTCAACCCTTCAACGTACTTCTTCAATTCACCAGCTTCATGTAACTGAATAATCTCCTCAGCCCCACCAACGTACATGCCTCCTATAAAAACTCTCGGCAAGGACAATTTCGTCTTTTCACCCAATGTTGTCTTTAGCTCTTCCATGAACCCAGCGTCCATGGATACATCTCGTTCGTCCATCGAAACGCGGAAACTAGACAGAATTGATCGAACGGCTTTGCAATCATCGAATGTAGAACGGATTACTCTCAGGCTTGTGAAGTAAATCACTATCTTTTTCTCAGCGCCTGGGATTTGGATCAATTCGGGTTTGGGTGCGGGTCGGGTTGAGAAGGCACGGAGGACAGCGTTAACGCGGCGGACACGGTGGAATATATTGGGTTTTTTGGTGGTGGAAATGGGTGAGGAGTTGTAATTTGGATCGTCGGAGAAAAGGGTATGAATATCTTTGAAGGATGAGCAAGAGAAATTGGGGGAATTGTTATTGTGAATTGATTTGGTTCGAGTTAGCAACATGATTTCAGAAAATCGAAACAATGATGTGATCAGCCAAAGGACTTCCTAGAAAtgcttttaattaaaaaaaatactgtTCGACCCGGTCCTCATCCATCAAACGCTTCCCTTCTAATTTTTCGATTTTAGGCTTATTACATATTTTGCCTCTCTTAACTTGTAAATAATCCTTTGACACTCTTCTTTCTAAGTGAAACTTTACCTACCAAGTATTTACTTAACGTGTCTTTTTACCGTTATTAGAATATGGGGCCAAAAATTGTAGAAGCGCAAACTTCTAAACGGTAGCTGCTACAAGAAAAATATATCTCAAAGCATTCGCAAAAGAATTTGAACTAATTGTATCACAATAGAGTATTTTTGTACGAACGCTACATAAACATAATACATTGTTTCACTCTCGGAGCTAGCCCTCGAATTTAGTTGGCGACAAAAGGCGCACATAGTTAACAAAAAGATGAATTTTAACCCTAAAGTTATTTACCTCAATTGCTTGTTTAAGTGACATgtgttaaattttttattaattgTTAAAAGAACATATTGTCCCTTTCGTGATCACCGCCAAAACCTCCTATCCTTGCATCATCCTCTTCCCTAGACCCCTCTCCTTTCGTTTTCTCTAATAAAATAACAGAACTTGCCTCGCCATACACCACATTCCTCCTCCCTCTTTATTTCGACTTGCTCAtctcatctcttttttttttatttggttgtACACGTATCTTGTTGCTTCCTATCTTCAATGTCAGTGATTACACTTTGAAGTTCCAACAAAGGTGGAATTAATACATCTCCCTTTGGTCTTCTCTATTTTGTGCTTTTCTCCAACCTCCCTGTGTTTGTGTTCTTTCCCGAACCCCATTTATTCGTAATTctttttattatcattattatttttaaaaagaacGACCATTTGTTACGCATATCCTCAATGACAGGGACAATTGATTTAAAACTATAAAAGAATGATACAAAATTACAAATTTTGTGCTACTGAAATCTTTGGTAGAAATTTGATAAGGAAACATATGCACGCTTACAAATGAAATATCCACAATTTGGTAGATGATGCTCGTTAACCAAGATGAGTCATTCCTGACATTTGTCTTGTCTTTTTTATCCCACCCAGAGTGTTTATGGTTGTTGTCGCCGGTGGAGTTCTGGTGACAGGAAGGCCTTAATGATGTTTTACATTTTGTCTATGTTCAGCGAATGAAAGGTTTCTGCGATTTAGAGGTGTTTGGCTAATGGCAAAAAAGGGTTAGAGAAGGTGGTCAGCAGAGTGAGCTGCTAGTAAGGCGGCAAAGACGTTGTTAGTGTGCCTTTTTTTTCAAGTTAATGGTGCGTGACATATACTTAttgaaaaaaagtggttaaacaACTAAGAGGTGACAATGATATTGAGAAAATTTACAGGCACCTCAACTATTCCTGAagcttcaacttctcattcgtgATTTGCAATTTGTCTGCCAGCTATTTAAACTATTGCGAgtatttaaataaaaatgctggTGATGCTTAGCGGTTGCCAGTTGGTAATTTCACACTTTTCCAGGTGAAGGGCAAAATAATTAGGTAGAGTATCTCAATGTTTTCAGTCAATTGCGATCCCGGCCAGTGCTTACACTTCTTCAATTACAAGAATTTCATTTGCGACAATGAAAGACAGCCATCAATTTAGTTACCTATCCCAAGTTTGCATGTACCTGTCAATAGTTTCATTCAAAAAGGTGCTTTCACTGTAAACAATATGTTTCTCCTTTAAGCATAATTCTACAAATACAGTCTTATCTGTAACATTTGAGACACAATAATTCTCTGACAAGAAAGCTTTCCTATCCTTTGATAATCATGGTGTTTGGGGTACCTTCTATCTATCACCACCCCAAGTACGAAATAACTATATCCACCAAGACTTAGATAAATGATAACAAATCACCTAACTTTTTTTTGCCACCGCTAAGCATTGAATCTGAGATCTCATGGTTCTTAattcacttcattgaccactagccAAACCCGTGAAAACGTACTATAGTTGGGAAGGAATATCATTCAATTTTTCAGCATTGAAGGTAACTATGTAAGTTCAAACTACAAAGCTAGTTAGACAACCCAATATAAAATGTTACCAAAATATCTCAAGACTAATACAAATAGATCATGGAGAACATGATTCAAATCCAACAGAAGAAAACAACTTTAGGTGCATTCTTTTCATTTGCCTAAGCTTTGATAGCAGAGTTACTCTGTACAAGTATTAGCTAAAGGTAACAAATAACTGATAGAATAGTTGAGTCTTACGCAAACTGGTCTGAGCAACATTGTTTTTTGTAAAAGCAAAAAACAAATAGATACTAGTTTGGCAGGGGTCTAGGGCAATACAGAAAGGGTGGCCCTGCCCCAGAATTGCCAACAAATTCAATAGAATAGGTCACAAGCAAAGTCAATATTGAGTAACCAGATTTCTAGCCAACCCAAATGAGGCAATGTGAAAGATTTGATTGTTAATTATCTTTATGCTAACCAACTATCAGAAATAGATTAGAATATAACTCAAATTCATTACAGATGTACAGATCATGCATACCACTAAGCCACCAGGCACTAACATTACGTTAAACAGAACTAGTGTTATCCTGATCAGTAACAATTTGCCAAGCACAACAAATTTGTAATTAaacaaactcaaaaaaaaaaaaaaaaagttagaatcAAATTTATAAGATTTGCCCGAAGTGCAACATCATACCTAATATCATGTTAACATCCTACATTTTAGTAACATTTCACTCAGTACCTTACAGAACTATGTCAAATgaaaacaccccccccccccaaaaaaaaaaaaaacaagcattTTGCATCTAACCAAAACCTTCTTAAAATATAAACACACCCAATGCACCATTCCCCtcgaaaaagaagaagagaaagagagatTAATCATACAAAAAAACAGCTAATGAAAacttaaaaaagaagaagaaaatgaagtgTATAAAGTTTTTCCACCTTCATTTTCACCTTATACTTTTCTGACTAGCCTAAAAATATAGTCATTAGATCTCAGCTAATCTAATCAAAATCAAAGCAGTGTAATTGGTGCAAAATAACAAGAAGGGCACCTGATTAAACCATTCTCATTACAACCCATACAAGTTCTAAATCCACCTTTCTCACTATAACACTTGTGACTTCCATTACATTCATCACATAGTACAAATCTATGTCCCCCACACACTTCACACGTGCTAAAATCAGCTGGAATTAACCCTTCAACATACTTCTTCAACTCACCAGCTTCATGTAATTGACGAATCTCCTCAGCCCCACCAATGTACTTCCCTCCAATAAAAACTCTTGGCAAGGACAATTTCGTCTTTTTACCCAATATGTTTTTCAGTTCTTCCATAAACCCAACATCCATAGACACATCTCGTTCGTCGATTGAAACACGAAAGCTACGAAGAATTGATCGAACGGCCTTGCAATCATCGAATGTAGAACGAATTACTCTTAAGCTAGTGAAGTAGATCACTATCTTTTTCTCAGCTCCTGGGATTTGAATCAACGGCTCAGATTTACGGGTTGATTCGGGTCCAGGTCCAGGTCGGGTTGTTAGGGCACGGAGGATAGCGTTAACACGGCGGACACGGTGGAATATGTTGGGTTTTTTAGTGGGAATGGGTGAGTTGGAATTATTATTTGAATCGTCTGAGAAAAGGGTTTGGATGTCTTTGAAAGAAGGACAAGAGAAATTAGGggagttgttgttgtttttgttaagccaaATCTTTGATTTGGGTCGAGTTACCAACATGGTTTGGAAGAGATCGAGAACTTGAAAGAGTAAATTGGAACTTTGGGGTATGTTTTGTGTTATCAGTGTTGTTTTGGCAGGATGTATGTTGTGGGTTCAAAGCAAAATTGGGAGACTGTGGTGTTGGAATCGGCGAATATGGAAGAAAAATATAGAGTAAAAATGATAAGAGGAGTGAAGGGGTTTGGCGTGAGGGTTAAGGGAATATAGAGAGAAGAAAGATATTGAGAACGCGGTGAAGGTGTCAGGGTGGGTAGGCGGTGACAGTGCCAAACAGAgattggaaaaattatgtgaaatgaatttttttttttaaataaaaagataaaggAGATTTTGATTTTTGAGGGAAAATAAAAGAGAAGAAATCTGACTTTGCAAGTGTTTGGTTTGACTGAATGGTTTAGTATCAATTAATACTCCATAATAGCATTATTAGTTAGTAGTAAAAATAACAATGATAATTTGATTTCCTAACATTGCAATTAGTGATTTTCCTTTTAGATATTTTGGTTTAGTTTACTATTTGTGTTATATGATTACTGAAATTATTAGTTCACTAattgtgttaaaaaaaaagttttttttttttttttttgcaacctggattttcaattcaacaaaaaaaatattaattcatGCTAATTTTGTAGTGAAGTTCGTTTGTGGAGAGGAGGCATATCTGCTCCACTTGACTAATGATTATGAGATTTTTGTGTCAAAACCCAAATGGAGAGTATAATTACTCTATTTTCAATAGTTCAGGAACATATTTATTCCACTTGACTACGGTGGCATtttgtgccaaaaaaaaaaacaaatggaaTGCATAATTATTCTATTTCCATTAATTATAAATTGATGTTGAAATGATTTCTTCTATAATTAGATTTTAACTTGCTGAGGGCAAAATGGCTAAACGCATGTGAAAATTTGTGATTAGTCATTTATGAGGGGGAGAAATGCGGTAGGGATCTATTAcctcagttggttgactacctaAACTTTCACTTTATTGTTGAAGAttcgaatccccacgttgtaattTCCTATCTCATATCCCTTTCCCCCTTCCCCTTCccctatgtaattaaaaaaacaaaaaaaaaaaagggggagaaaTGCGAACTTACTTTCCTCCGCAAACATTAGGGTTGGTATGTGCAATTAACGTAATGTTAGTAACTTAGTATGTTATCACAACAATGGAGAAATGTGAAAGATTTTACTTTTAACAAGCCCATTTAATCCTTGTGATTATACAACAATGTGCTAAGAAAGTGAACCTTTACTCCAACATAATTCCAATCATTAATATTATACGAAATTTCAATGCAATAATTTATCAAACCATATCGTTCTGAATGTAAAGTCAACAAAATCATAGACTACTGGAGATTTCAGAACTTGCTATTAAAATTTGCCTTGTAGCCACTAGCCAGTACCAATTTCACAAAATTAAAAACGCCTATAAAGTTGCAAATTCTATCATTTTAATATACAATTCCAGTTAACCTTTTGCAATTGATGGATAAAAATCAGGAGATCACGGGTTGATCGATTGACCCATTGGTAACCCAAATTGACATGTTTAAGAGATGGATTAGCTTGGGTACAACCCAAATTGACCCGTTAAGAAAGTATACCTCACGTTAAACCTTTGTGTAACCAGAAAAGAGAACTCAAGTTATAGAATTTGTTCAAAATCATATTACAGTTTATACACTTAAGAACGGAAGAAATCTAAAACAATATTATTACGACAAGCTAAAACGTTGGCCTCCAAAACTAGGTCCTTATAACATTGACATTATTGCTTATTATTACTATAATATAATAATTATTGAACATATTAAATGTTGGATAACTACTGGATCATCAATAATGATTTAAATGAAAAAGTAGTTTGGTACGTATAATAGTAACATCTTCAAACTCTAGAGTTATATTAATAGAATCTAACCTTTTCATAAAAGGAATCAAATGCGTATTATGAGTCCGATGAACAGAATAAGCAAGCATGTAGATTGTCGAGAGAATAAAATTTTAGATTTGAGGATGTTTGTGAGGTTGTTAGGAATATTCTATTTCAGAGACGGGTTCAATATTTTTTTAAGGAATGTGAATTCTAGAAAGTGCAGTTTATTGGGTAGAAGCATATTCAGAATTTCAAGAGTTTGGTTCATATATATTGagttttgaattaaaaaaaattcatatattGAGTGTATTTCTTAATATAATAAATATAGAGTTTTAATCAAAACTATCGAATTCCATTGAACCCATAACAAAAACTGTAGCTCCGTCCTAATTCTATTCGTGACCCCTTAGCTTTGGGTTTTTTTGCAAAATTATTTTTCTATAAGTGGTAGTTTAGGCATATAAAGAACAcatatgtatttttatttttattttttacctaACCCAACCACCTAAAACTGAAAATATATCCCATCTTTGCGCTGAAGTTTCAGTCTCAGCAAGTTTGCTTGGGAGATAAATTGATAATTGGTACTAATCTAAAGTCTGATGTGTTAATCACCACAGAGAAAACAGATCATAAGTTGGATCAATGGATATATTTTTGTCCAACTTTTGGTGTGAGAGATCACCCCTCCAAAGATTCTTATCCACCTTCGACTTTGGGGATATTATAACAAAACGTTTAAAACTTATATGTACTCAATATTTATACTAATTCAAAATCATTAGCTTTAAAGTGTTTGGCTGGATCCGAATTATAAAACAAGACTTTTTTTAGATAAATAAACtacatataaataatatataaaaagACCCTTATAATCATGTGATCTTGAAAAGggccataaaagaaaaaaaaaattaaaaaaggggATGGAGTATCTAATTAACTTTGAATATACTTGattaattttcaaaatatatcTTTCAAACcctcctttctaattcggagaaAACACCATTGTGCATCTTCTTAAAAAACTTTAGATGATTTAGTTTCCATTTACCTATTTAAGTTGTGGTAGATAAAGTCATTCCGTATCCGTGTTAGTGAAAAGTAATAACAGAGTTAGATTTATGATTTAAGCTCTAtaggttcaattttttttaaaaaaaaaaatagattattTGTGACATTTTATGATTATGAGTTCATATTTACTagtatttattttaatttcaatgaatttttatataaaatttatgTTTAGCACTGAAAGTACTTAGTTCAGATGAACCAATAGCTATAATATTGAATCCGCCAACCCTTGTACTAGAGGATTGGGTTGGGCTAACCCATGGTGTATCGATAATTATGCCAATAATAGCACCAAACAGCTAAGTTGGTATAGAAAGAACTGTTGCACCATCTAAATAATAGGTATTCTTTAAAATAATCAAGATGCACCTAAGTTAACAAGAGACGCCTgggataaaaaattaaaaaaaatctgcAATTCATTGTTCTTTTTGGTCTTTGGAGGGGAAGTGGACCATGCAAGTGTATGATTACAGTGCACGAGGGAAGTTAGATTGGATCATATCCAGGAGGTCTGGTGCTCTCTGCAATTTAAAGACATTGCTGAAAGATAAAGGTTAGGTAATTCACACAACAAAAGTTAGTGGTTTCTGAAAAGTTGCATGTGCTTCAATTCTTCCACATCAAGCACATTAAAAAGTCTAAAGATTTACCAGAATAAACCAATTCTCACTTTAGTCACATACTCTCTTCTTTCACACGAGTCTAAATTATATATGCGGTGATTATTTACACTGTCAAATTATTCAAAGTATATCTATAGTAAACCTATTTAAAATCATGCGAGATTtacatttttaaaaataaaatagatcACGCATTACAACAGCTGAAGAGGAACAGAAgtgattcaaaatttaaattagtTATTggattctaaattaataatttatacacattaaatagattttaaaaataaatacaaGGTTTGATTCAAAATTATCGAATTTTGTAGAACCCATACTTTCGCCTCTCAAGATGACCTAATGGCCAAAAACAAATTATAGTGAaggtatatataacttaaattcctCTCAAAATGCCTCAAATTTTGCCATATTGTCACAATCTTTTCGGAAA
Encoded here:
- the LOC132606384 gene encoding uncharacterized protein At5g39865-like — encoded protein: MLLTRTKSIHNNNSPNFSCSSFKDIHTLFSDDPNYNSSPISTTKKPNIFHRVRRVNAVLRAFSTRPAPKPELIQIPGAEKKIVIYFTSLRVIRSTFDDCKAVRSILSSFRVSMDERDVSMDAGFMEELKTTLGEKTKLSLPRVFIGGMYVGGAEEIIQLHEAGELKKYVEGLTPANLSTCEVCGGNRFILCDACSGSHKCYSEKNGFRTCTACNENGLIRCPSCYYATC
- the LOC132606388 gene encoding uncharacterized protein At5g39865 — protein: MLVTRPKSKIWLNKNNNNSPNFSCPSFKDIQTLFSDDSNNNSNSPIPTKKPNIFHRVRRVNAILRALTTRPGPGPESTRKSEPLIQIPGAEKKIVIYFTSLRVIRSTFDDCKAVRSILRSFRVSIDERDVSMDVGFMEELKNILGKKTKLSLPRVFIGGKYIGGAEEIRQLHEAGELKKYVEGLIPADFSTCEVCGGHRFVLCDECNGSHKCYSEKGGFRTCMGCNENGLIRCPSCYFAPITLL